Proteins encoded within one genomic window of Rhinoderma darwinii isolate aRhiDar2 chromosome 5, aRhiDar2.hap1, whole genome shotgun sequence:
- the IGFBP1 gene encoding insulin-like growth factor-binding protein 1 isoform X2: protein MAKEISSYTWLPACLFLIAAVTAAPEPLHCAQCTEEKLALCPQVPADCPELAREPGCGCCLTCALKRGEACGVYTARCGKALTCHVKPGESRPLFALTRGQGICMDADDMDKLRAGDTTEVKDYSEHENTAPENIELSQDQLPPFLRLFPDGFDKFDAWNAITVYERMKAKKLFDRKKLKEQYQGPCQKDLYRAMDRLTRFQQRNEEDIYRFHIPNCNRNGFYHSKQCLEESMEDEVRCELRVRRCPPFQTRT from the exons ATGGCTAAAGAAATCAGCTCTTACACATGGCTACCAGCCTGTCTGTTTCTTATAGCAGCAGTGactgcagcaccagaaccattgCATTGTGCCCAGTGTACTGAAGAGAAGCTAGCCCTTTGCCCACAAGTTCCTGCTGACTGTCCAGAGCTAGCTAGAGAACCAGGCTGTGGCTGTTGTTTGACTTGTGCATTGAAGCGGGGAGAAGCCTGTGGGGTGTACACTGCAAGGTGTGGAAAAGCACTAACTTGCCATGTAAAACCAGGAGAGTCCAGACCCCTGTTTGCACTGACAAGAGGACAAGGAATCTGCATGGATGCAGATGACATGGACAAGCTCCGAGCAGGTGATACCACAG AAGTAAAGGACTACTCAGAGCATGAGAATACTGCCCCAGAAAACATTGAGCTTTCACAAGACCAACTTCCACCATTCCTAAGATTGTTTCCTGATGGGTTTGACAAGTTTGATGCCTGGAATGCAATTACTGTCTATGAGCGCATGAAGGCTAAAAAGCTGTTTGACAGAAAGAAACTGAAAGAACAATATCAG GGACCTTGCCAAAAAGACCTTTACAGAGCAATGGACAGACTGACAAGGTTTCAGCAAAGGAATGAAGAAGATATATATAGGTTCCACATTCCCAACTGTAACAGAAATGGCTTCTACCACAGTAAACAG TGCCTTGAAGAGAGTATGGAGGATGAAGTCAGGTGTGAGCTCCGGGTCAGGAGATGTCCACCATTCCAAACCCGAACCTGA
- the IGFBP1 gene encoding insulin-like growth factor-binding protein 1 isoform X1, with the protein MAKEISSYTWLPACLFLIAAVTAAPEPLHCAQCTEEKLALCPQVPADCPELAREPGCGCCLTCALKRGEACGVYTARCGKALTCHVKPGESRPLFALTRGQGICMDADDMDKLRAGDTTEVKDYSEHENTAPENIELSQDQLPPFLRLFPDGFDKFDAWNAITVYERMKAKKLFDRKKLKEQYQGPCQKDLYRAMDRLTRFQQRNEEDIYRFHIPNCNRNGFYHSKQCETALDGERGKCWCVFPLTGKKIPGSPENRGDMNCQQYLNAQE; encoded by the exons ATGGCTAAAGAAATCAGCTCTTACACATGGCTACCAGCCTGTCTGTTTCTTATAGCAGCAGTGactgcagcaccagaaccattgCATTGTGCCCAGTGTACTGAAGAGAAGCTAGCCCTTTGCCCACAAGTTCCTGCTGACTGTCCAGAGCTAGCTAGAGAACCAGGCTGTGGCTGTTGTTTGACTTGTGCATTGAAGCGGGGAGAAGCCTGTGGGGTGTACACTGCAAGGTGTGGAAAAGCACTAACTTGCCATGTAAAACCAGGAGAGTCCAGACCCCTGTTTGCACTGACAAGAGGACAAGGAATCTGCATGGATGCAGATGACATGGACAAGCTCCGAGCAGGTGATACCACAG AAGTAAAGGACTACTCAGAGCATGAGAATACTGCCCCAGAAAACATTGAGCTTTCACAAGACCAACTTCCACCATTCCTAAGATTGTTTCCTGATGGGTTTGACAAGTTTGATGCCTGGAATGCAATTACTGTCTATGAGCGCATGAAGGCTAAAAAGCTGTTTGACAGAAAGAAACTGAAAGAACAATATCAG GGACCTTGCCAAAAAGACCTTTACAGAGCAATGGACAGACTGACAAGGTTTCAGCAAAGGAATGAAGAAGATATATATAGGTTCCACATTCCCAACTGTAACAGAAATGGCTTCTACCACAGTAAACAG tgTGAAACCGCACTTGATGGAGAACGGGGAAAATGTTGGTGCGTCTTTCCATTAACTGGGAAGAAGATTCCTGGTTCTCCTGAAAATAGAGGGGATATGAACTGCCAACAGTACCTGAATGCACAGGAATAG